The Actinomycetota bacterium genome contains a region encoding:
- a CDS encoding sigma-70 family RNA polymerase sigma factor, with the protein MSIYEDNGGERDRPADEELVRRYLDGDSAAFEELVSRYESVIMNMAYRLLGNRSDASDVCQEVFVLLIRKLGSFRGESKFSTWLYRVSLNACHDYARRSKRHVSISESPGDDLPDIEQRLADDGFDSPELSMERAEVQKTVRDAVARLPYKFKEVIYLHDLSGYNYKEVAEILGISLGTVKSRLNRARTRLAAELEDYREQIS; encoded by the coding sequence ATGTCCATATATGAAGATAACGGCGGCGAGCGGGACCGTCCCGCGGACGAGGAACTGGTCCGCCGTTACCTCGACGGCGACTCTGCCGCCTTCGAGGAACTGGTGAGCCGCTACGAGTCCGTGATCATGAACATGGCCTACCGCCTCCTCGGCAACCGCAGCGACGCCTCCGACGTGTGCCAGGAGGTGTTCGTGCTGCTCATCCGCAAGCTGGGGTCGTTCCGGGGGGAGTCCAAGTTCTCGACCTGGCTCTACCGCGTCTCCCTCAACGCCTGCCACGACTATGCCCGCAGGTCGAAGCGGCACGTATCCATATCCGAATCGCCGGGCGACGACCTCCCCGATATCGAGCAGCGCCTGGCGGACGACGGGTTCGACTCGCCGGAGCTGAGCATGGAGAGGGCGGAGGTCCAGAAGACGGTGCGCGATGCCGTCGCCCGCCTCCCCTACAAGTTCAAGGAGGTCATATACCTGCACGACCTCAGCGGCTATAACTATAAAGAGGTGGCGGAGATACTGGGGATATCGCTGGGCACGGTGAAATCGCGGCTCAACCGGGCCCGAACGAGACTGGCGGCAGAACTAGAGGATTACCGGGAACAGATTTCATGA
- a CDS encoding zf-HC2 domain-containing protein: protein MRCKGAIKQIGPFIDGELGEAEARALREHLDSCEECSRRYHYMRGLVRQLSSLPAIVPTPEESYRLWNLLRREMAVPSAPRPLARRTQLAAAALSVLVLITVTGVGLAVWSSGGPAPVAEEPVAETARSGEAQEESWDTTMPGASAGTGLMAAAVARPDVVVSQNEYDAGDLEDFRNDLGTRLDFYSTYWYPSSGGTASEAALEDLQAELTGDLTEQAAAAGQDPRELERAVAAVMEQASDEPILPCYAERAKIAGKDAWLISVSGPEDYLLFPDPQKPPAMILASLGGEESLKLSESALKELASILAPSGKKNAPLVPAGTFQQEEEAQDETAAEEPASDTGKVTEETQTGEGQSQLEEDFQSFLRRLAAQGTSLDTLSALQDLNYEQVLQLLQGDWGSLASGGVNLSDFLTPPQRLWAVDCASGEIIWSAE from the coding sequence ATGAGATGTAAAGGCGCCATCAAGCAAATCGGGCCGTTCATCGACGGCGAACTCGGCGAGGCCGAAGCCAGGGCACTGCGGGAACACCTCGACAGCTGCGAAGAGTGCTCGCGGCGCTACCATTACATGCGCGGCCTGGTGCGGCAACTCTCCTCGCTGCCCGCCATCGTCCCCACCCCCGAGGAGAGCTACCGCCTGTGGAACCTGCTCCGCCGCGAGATGGCGGTTCCCTCCGCCCCCAGGCCCCTGGCCCGGCGCACGCAGCTGGCGGCCGCGGCCCTGTCGGTGCTGGTGCTGATCACCGTCACGGGCGTAGGGCTGGCCGTCTGGAGCAGTGGCGGACCCGCCCCGGTCGCCGAAGAACCCGTGGCGGAGACCGCGAGGTCCGGCGAGGCCCAGGAGGAGAGCTGGGACACGACCATGCCCGGCGCCAGTGCGGGGACGGGGTTGATGGCGGCGGCCGTCGCCCGCCCCGACGTGGTCGTCTCCCAGAACGAATACGACGCCGGCGACCTGGAGGATTTCCGCAACGACCTGGGGACGCGGCTGGACTTCTACTCCACCTACTGGTACCCGTCCTCGGGCGGCACTGCCAGTGAGGCCGCCCTGGAGGACCTGCAAGCCGAACTCACGGGTGACCTGACCGAGCAGGCGGCGGCCGCGGGACAGGACCCGCGGGAACTCGAGCGCGCGGTGGCGGCGGTGATGGAACAGGCGAGCGACGAGCCCATCCTCCCCTGCTACGCGGAGCGCGCGAAGATAGCGGGCAAGGACGCCTGGTTGATCTCAGTGAGCGGCCCCGAGGACTACCTGCTCTTCCCCGACCCGCAGAAACCTCCCGCCATGATCCTGGCCTCGCTGGGCGGAGAGGAGAGCCTCAAACTCAGCGAATCGGCCTTGAAAGAGCTGGCCTCCATCCTCGCACCCTCGGGAAAGAAAAACGCTCCCCTGGTCCCCGCGGGGACCTTCCAGCAGGAGGAGGAAGCCCAGGACGAAACCGCGGCGGAAGAGCCCGCGAGCGATACCGGGAAGGTTACGGAGGAGACGCAGACGGGAGAGGGGCAGTCACAGCTCGAGGAGGATTTCCAGTCCTTCCTGCGCCGGCTCGCGGCCCAGGGCACCAGCCTCGACACCCTCTCGGCCCTGCAGGACCTCAACTACGAACAGGTGCTGCAGCTGCTGCAGGGGGACTGGGGCTCCCTCGCCAGCGGCGGCGTGAACCTGAGCGACTTCCTCACCCCGCCCCAGCGCCTGTGGGCCGTTGACTGCGCCTCCGGCGAGATCATCTGGTCCGCGGAATAA
- a CDS encoding CoA-transferase, producing MNDVQVSEIQYTPRELLACVAARLIKDGESVFVGTGLPLVGALLAHKLYAPNMMAIYECGAVDPEPRVLPWSVSGSWTYHKAPVILSMTSVFGHSRAGYADVGFLGGAQIDMYGNINATVIGDYEHPRVRLTGSGGANDIASLCQRVIFMGLHLPERFPERCDYVTTPGYLDGPGARERTGLPGGGPWRVISHLGVMGFDEATCRMKLISCHPGVTPEVIQQFTGFELLVSDDVVETPKPTVEELRVLREEVDPCQLFVF from the coding sequence ATGAACGATGTGCAAGTGAGCGAGATCCAGTACACGCCCAGGGAGCTGCTGGCCTGCGTGGCCGCGCGCCTGATCAAGGACGGGGAGAGCGTGTTCGTGGGAACGGGCCTGCCGCTGGTGGGGGCCCTCCTGGCGCACAAGCTCTACGCCCCCAACATGATGGCCATCTACGAGTGCGGCGCCGTGGACCCGGAGCCGCGCGTGCTGCCGTGGTCGGTGTCCGGCTCCTGGACCTATCACAAGGCGCCGGTCATCCTCTCCATGACCTCGGTCTTCGGACACAGCCGCGCCGGTTATGCCGACGTGGGTTTTCTGGGCGGCGCCCAGATCGACATGTACGGCAACATCAACGCCACCGTCATCGGCGACTACGAGCACCCCAGGGTGCGCCTCACCGGCTCGGGCGGGGCCAACGACATCGCCTCCCTGTGCCAGAGGGTCATCTTCATGGGGCTGCACCTGCCGGAGCGTTTTCCCGAGCGTTGCGACTACGTCACCACCCCCGGCTATCTCGACGGCCCGGGGGCGCGGGAGCGCACCGGCCTGCCGGGAGGGGGCCCCTGGAGGGTCATCTCGCACCTGGGAGTGATGGGATTCGACGAGGCGACCTGCAGGATGAAGCTCATTTCCTGCCACCCGGGCGTGACCCCAGAGGTCATCCAGCAGTTCACCGGTTTCGAGCTGCTGGTTTCGGACGACGTGGTGGAGACCCCCAAGCCGACGGTGGAGGAGCTGCGCGTGCTGCGCGAGGAAGTGGATCCCTGCCAGCTCTTCGTCTTCTGA
- a CDS encoding CoA-transferase: MSHANERLFDHALAREAKLKKSRAEKDKRMTLQDAVAEFVQDGDSIIETGFAYVRGPMAAFWEIGRQKKKDLVGIFTPGGMNTAWHEFGGMEGCHVAYVGVEMRGLISPFRRGVEAGTLKVYSDWSHGGLALSLLAAEKGLDYVACRSMLGTDIMNTNPYIKLAEDPFTGDPVCLVPAIYPDVAIIHVHHADRYGNGRIWGPAVNDTSICVAAHKVIVTCERIVDTLDIRANPYQVIVPHYTVDAVCEVPYGAYPGDMPGMYYFDRRLQERVVRVEWKTAESTREWYEKYILGTRDHFEMIQLIAEDEGMNVIEYLKRLEQLACDAAYCGIGSWGIGGERDWKYEEVAKRAI; this comes from the coding sequence ATGAGTCACGCTAACGAAAGACTGTTCGACCACGCACTGGCGAGAGAGGCGAAGCTCAAGAAATCCCGGGCGGAGAAGGACAAGCGGATGACCCTTCAGGACGCCGTGGCCGAGTTCGTCCAGGACGGCGACTCCATCATCGAAACGGGTTTCGCCTACGTGCGCGGGCCCATGGCCGCGTTCTGGGAGATCGGCCGCCAGAAGAAGAAGGACTTGGTGGGCATTTTCACCCCGGGAGGCATGAACACGGCCTGGCACGAGTTCGGCGGGATGGAGGGATGCCACGTGGCCTACGTGGGTGTGGAGATGCGCGGCCTTATCTCCCCATTCCGCAGGGGCGTCGAAGCCGGCACCCTCAAGGTCTACTCCGACTGGAGCCACGGCGGGCTGGCCCTGTCCCTGCTGGCCGCCGAGAAAGGCCTGGACTACGTGGCCTGCAGGTCCATGCTGGGCACGGACATCATGAACACCAACCCATACATAAAGCTGGCCGAGGACCCCTTCACGGGAGACCCGGTCTGCCTGGTGCCGGCCATCTACCCCGACGTGGCCATCATCCACGTCCACCATGCGGACAGATACGGCAACGGGCGCATCTGGGGGCCGGCGGTCAACGATACCTCCATCTGTGTGGCCGCGCACAAGGTCATCGTCACCTGCGAGCGCATCGTTGACACCCTGGACATCCGCGCCAACCCCTACCAGGTCATCGTGCCCCACTACACGGTGGATGCCGTCTGCGAGGTGCCCTACGGGGCGTACCCCGGCGACATGCCCGGCATGTATTATTTCGACCGCCGCCTGCAGGAGCGGGTGGTGCGCGTGGAGTGGAAGACGGCCGAGAGCACCCGGGAGTGGTACGAGAAGTACATCCTGGGCACCAGGGACCATTTCGAGATGATCCAGCTCATCGCCGAGGACGAGGGCATGAACGTGATCGAGTACCTTAAAAGGCTGGAGCAGCTGGCCTGCGACGCCGCCTACTGCGGTATCGGTTCCTGGGGCATAGGCGGCGAGCGCGACTGGAAATACGAAGAAGTGGCCAAGCGGGCCATTTGA
- the hypA gene encoding hydrogenase maturation nickel metallochaperone HypA: MHELGVTESIASICIRHAQASNAKRVLKVNVKLGELTGIVDNYVAFYWDMVTKDTVAQGSELVFNKVPVVARCPDCDENFDVVEYDLTCPKCGKTETEIISGREFLVESIEIE; the protein is encoded by the coding sequence ATGCACGAGCTGGGAGTCACCGAGAGCATCGCCTCCATATGCATCAGGCACGCGCAGGCGAGCAACGCCAAACGCGTGCTCAAGGTCAACGTGAAGCTGGGGGAACTGACGGGGATAGTCGATAACTACGTCGCCTTCTACTGGGATATGGTCACCAAGGACACCGTCGCCCAGGGGTCCGAGCTCGTCTTCAACAAGGTGCCGGTGGTTGCCCGCTGCCCCGACTGCGACGAAAACTTCGATGTGGTGGAGTACGACCTTACCTGCCCCAAGTGCGGCAAGACCGAGACCGAGATCATCTCCGGGCGCGAGTTCCTGGTGGAGTCCATCGAGATCGAATAG